CTTCTATCTCTCGCCCGCCCGCGATGGGTGGCCCGGCGAGGACGGCAACGAGTGGACCGATCTCACGGTCTACCCTCGTGGTACTAAACCCGGTGACGGCGAACCGGCCCACCGAATCGTGGTCGTCGGCGAGCGCGCTTCAATTCCCGCCAGCGATATGGGTGGGGTGACATTCGCTATTGTCGACGAGGAAAGCGAAATCTCCTATCTCGAAACTGAAAGCCCCGACTTTGACGGCGGAACCACCTACCAGCTGCCCGACTCACTCACTGGCTCGCTCATCGACGACCGAGTCGTCGTCTGGGATGCTCCGGATGGGTTCTACGACCACGGGTTCTACGGCCAGCCGTTGACCGCACGGGAGGCAATCGTCGACTCCGCAGTCCAACTCTCGCTGGTCGAGGCTGCTGGTCTTGCGGCTGAGGGCCACCTCGAACTCACCGACGTCGACAGCGTCGACGACTCCGCAACCGAGGCGATCCGCGAGCGTGGCCGGGCTGTCGAGGGCGAGCGATTCGACCGCCGGCTGGCGGTTTATCGCGCCCTCCGTAGCCAGCAGGTCGTCCCCAAAACAGGGTACAAGTTCGGTGCGGATTTCCGGACCTACAACACCGTCGAGTCGGTCGACGAGTTGCCCCACTCCGAACATCTCGTTCGGGTCGTTGAGCCAGACCACGCGTTCGATCCCCGCGAGCTATCGCTGGATGTACGACTCGCCGGTGGGGTCAGGAAACGAATGGTTTTTGCGCTGACCGGAGCGAAAGGAGAGATAGACTGGCTCACCGTGAGCCGACTTACGCCATGACAGACGAGGATACACCCCCCAGAGGGACAGACCACGATGGTGGCACAGAGCGCCGAGCCGCGCCGCTGACCGACGGCGGCGTCGACGAAACCACCATCGACCCGTGGGGATCGTCGACAATTGCCGACTACCGCAAACTGTTCGAGGAATTCGGTATCGAGGAGTTTGACTCTTTGCTCGGCGACGTCCCCAACCCCCACTATCTGATGCGTCGGGGAGTCATCTTCGGCCACCGTGACTACAGCCCGGTTGCCGAGGCCCTCGAAAACGGCGATGATGCCGCCGTCCTCTCGGGGTTCATGCCAACCGGCGACCCCCACATCGGCCACAAACTCGTCTTCGACGAGATTATTTGGCATCAACAGCAGGGAGCCGACGCCTATGGCCTGATCGCTGATCTCGAAGCCCACTCGGCCCGTGGAATGAGTTGGGACGAAATAGATGAGCATGCCGAGAGCTATCTGTTGAGCCTGATCGCCCTCGGCTTCGACGCCGAGGACGGAACGCTCTACCGACAGTCCCAGAACCGCGAGCTTCAGGACCTCGCGTTCGAACTCGGCTCGAATGCCCGGTTCGCCGAATTCGGTTCGATTTACGGTTTCGACGGCGAAACCAGTATCTCACACATGCAGAGCGTCGTCACCCAGATGGCCGACATGCTCTACCCGCAGTTGGTCGACGGTCCGAAACCAACCGTTATTCCGGTTGGTCCTGACCAAGACCCCCACGTCCGGCTTGCCCGCGATCTGGCCGTTCGGATGCGATTTTTCAAGGTCACCGAGGCCTACGCCAGTTTCGAGGTCGACGCTACCGAACGGGAGTTGGTTGGCCGAGCCTACGATGTGCTGAGCGAGAAGCTGGCCAACGACGAGATGGTTCGCTGCGAGGACGCCGCCGACTGGCTCGACAATCACGAGGTCGACGCCGAACTCACCGCGGCCCGCACCTCGGCCGTTGACAAACTCTCCGAGGCAGGCATGGAGCCGGTTCGGCCACGGGTTCGGTTCTTCCACCGCCACGGTCCCGACGAGGCCTTCGAGGCGATGATCGAGGCCATCGAGGGCGAAAAACGGGTGTACGAGGGCCATATCGACAGCTTTGATCTCGACATCGAGGAGGCCGAAACACTGGCTCGGGACGTGGAAGTCGACGCAGGCGGCTACGGCTTCATCCAGCCGTCCTCGATATACCATCGGTTTATGACCGGCCTCACCGGTGGCAAAATGTCGTCGTCGATTCCGGCCAGCCACATCAGCCTGCTTGATGACCCTGAAGACGGCTACGACAAGGTCAAATCCGCGACCACGGGTGGTCGAGATACTGCCGAAAAACAGCGCGAACTCGGCGGCGAGGCTGACGACTGTCCGGTGTACGAACTGTATGCCTACCTGCTGGCCCAGGACGACGACGAGTTTGCGAAGACGGTCTACGACGAGTGTGTCGGCGGCGAGCGACTTTGCGGTGACTGCAAAGAACAGGCTGCGGAGCTAATGAAGGAGTTCCTCGCAGATCATCAGGAGAAACGCGAGGAGGCCAAAGAACTGCTCGCGGAGTGCGATATCGAACTCGAATCGGACCGCAAGGGTCCCGGCGGCTCGCACTGAGGGTCAGTTCTCCATCCTCGTCGACCGCCACTGCGGCGTCTCTGGCTGGCAGTTCACAGACTGCCTCATTTCAATACAGTGAACTTACTTTTACTGGCGTAATTTAACCCATTGGTATGTACGAACCAGCCACGCTCGTGCTTTCGGCACTGCTCTCAGTGACTGGGTTACTGAGTATCCCGGTTGGCTACCGAATCTACGTTGCAGAACAACGGTCCGAAGCCGGTCGACTGTGGACGCTCTACTGTGTGTTATCGGCCGCAGAGTGTGCAACCGGCCTTTTTGTTTTCACGTGGGTGCTGACACGAGGACTGCCATCGATCTGGCTTTTTATACTGCTTCCACTCAGTGTGATGCCTCGATCACTCATCCAGTGGCCCATGCACAAGCGGATGGCGTACACACCATGGATCTATCGCGTGTTCGACACACCGAGTTCCTGAGGCTCGCGTCGACTACCAGATCAGCCACACGTCACCGTTGGCCGTCTCGCGGCGCTCGATCAAGCCGACTTCCGCCATCATCTTGAGGCGGTCTCGAATGGTCGCAATGCTTTCTTCGATCTCGGCGGCAATACGGTCGGTTGGCAAGGCTTTGTGCTCTTCGAGAAGGTGGAGAATCGTCTCATCCGGGGGACTGTCAGTAGGATGTGTCTCGTTATCACAGTCCACATGTGTACTGCATCAATCAAGTTGATTAACTCTATCGGTCAACTTTCAGTGGTGGCCACCTGCTCCCGTATTCGCGTCCGCTCTCTGTCGACTATATATAAATACGGATCGCGAATGGTGTCTGCTGTGACCAGTGAAAAACAAGCGATGCGCAGCGGGGCGCTGTACGATCCCACTGCTCCCGAACTCGTGGCCGACCGCACGGCGGCTCGGGACCTGACGAGGCGCTACAATCAAACGTCGACTGATGAGGCGTCACGCCGACAGGACCTGCTCGAATCATTGTTCGGCTCGCTCGGCGAGAGTTGTACCGTCGAGCCACCGTTTCGCTGTGATTACGGCGACAATATCCACGTCGACGAAGGGTTCTACGCCAATTTCGACTGTGTCATCTTGGATGTCTGTCCCGTCGAGATCGGCCGAAACTGCAAACTCGGGCCGAGCGTCCACATCTACACTGCGACCCATCCACTCGATCCCGACGAGCGGGCCGGGGGCTTAGAGTACGGCAAGCCAGTCTCCATCGGTGATGACGTCTGGATCGGTGGCAACGCCACGATCAATCCCGGCGTGACCGTCGGTGATGGCTCCGTGATCGCCTCCGGTACGGTCGTCACTGAAGACGTTCCTAAGGGCGTTGTCGTTGGCGGCAATCCGGCGACTATTATAAAAGACGTCGACGCGAACGACTGACGCATCTCGAGTCTCGTCAGTTGCTCCCGTCTTCGCAAACGCTAACTGTCGACCCTTCTCATTCCCTCCAACAAGCGATGCGACTCCCGGACTCTCAACTCGCGGTGTTGGACGCCGCGAACACGACCGACGAACCGACCGTCGACCGGCTGGCCGACGAAACAGGACTCAAGTCTGCTTCCGTCACCGGTGCGGCCTTCGACCTCCGCGACGAGGGACTCGTCTCTGTCGAAGAGACGACCGACACCGACGCCGAACTCACCGACGAGGCTCACGAGTATCTCGATGACGGCCTCCCTGAGATTCGGCTCTACCGTGCTGCAATCGACGCCGGGGCCGACGACGAACCGGTGTCGATGGGCCAACTCATCGGCGCATCGGGCCTCGGCGGCCCGCAGGTCGACATCGCGCTGTCGAACTTCGCGCGCAAAGGCTACGGCGTGATTGATTCGGGCGACGTCACCGCCGACCCGGATGCCGACCCCGACGTCGACCCCGAACAGGCTGCCCTCGAATCGCTGGCCGCAGGCGACTCTGTCGACGATACTGATCTCCTCGATCAACTCGAACGCCGTGAACTGATCGTCCAGAGCGAGCGTACGGTTCGCACGATCCAGCCGACCGACGAGGGCACAGCCGCTCTCGAAGCAGGCATCGAGGTCGCCGAAACGGTCGACGCACTCACCCCCGAAATGCTGACCAGCGGCGAGTGGGAAGATGTCGAGTTCACCGAGTACAATGTGGAAGCTGACGCACCACGCGTTGAGGGTGGTCGCAAGCACATCCTCCGGCAGACGTCTGACCGCGTCAAGGACGTACTGGTTGGGATGGGCTTCAAAGAGATGGACGGTCCCCATGCTGACGCCGACTTCTGGATCAACGACTGTCTATTCATGCCACAAGATCACCCCGCGCGCACGCATTGGGATCGGTTCGCCCTCGACGTGCCGGGGATTCAGGATCTCCCCGACCAGTTGGTCGACCGCGTCGAGTCGGCCCATCGCAACGGTGTCGGCGACGATGGTGAGGGCTATCATTCACCCTGGAGCCGTGACTTTGCTGAAGCTGTTGCCCTCCGGGGTCACACGACCTCCTTATCAATGCGGTATCTCTCCGGCTTTGCGGGTGCGGACATCGACCCACCGCAGCGGTATTTCTCGGTCGAGAAGGTCTACCGCAACGACACGCTCGATCCGACTCACCTGCTCGAATTCTTCCAGATTGAGGGCTGGGTGATGGCCGAGGATCTCTCTGTTCGGGACCTGATGGGCACCTTCGAGGAGTTTTACAAGCAGTTCGGGATTACGGATATTCAGTTCAAACCCCACTACAATCCATACACGGAGCCATCCTTCGAACTGTTCGGCACCCACCCGACCACGGGCGAACTCGTCGAGATCGGCAACTCCGGGATGTTCCGCCCTGAAGTGCTCGAACCGCTCGGAATCGAGTGTGATGTGATGGCGTGGGGGCTCGCCCTCGAACGACTCTTGATGCTTATGTATGGCTTCGAAGACATCCGCGATGTTCACGGGACGCTGTGTGATCTTGAACTGCTGCGAGAGACGGAGGTGGTTTACTAATGCCTGTAGTCGACGTCGACCCTGACGAACTCCGCAAGTTGACTGGCCACGACGAGAAATCCGACGAAGAACTCAAAGATGACCTGTTCAATCTCGGCCTCGAATACGAAGGCGAGACCGAGGAGGGATTCATGCAACTCGAATTCGCGCCCGACCGCCTCGATCGCCTCTCGGTCGAAGGCGTCGCCCGGTCGCTTCGCTACCAGTACGGCGACGACCGCGGCCTGTATGTCCCCAACACGAACGACCCCGACTGGACGTTCCACGTCGAAGAGAGCGTCCCCGATGGTCGACCGTACGTCACCGGTGCGGTCGTCCGGGACGTGAACCTGACCGAAGACGCCCTCGACTCGCTGATCCAGTTGCAGGAAAAACTCCATGCGACGATGGGTCGCAAGCGAGCCAAGGCCGCAATCGGAATTCACGACTTGACGATGGTCAAGGGCCAGTCCTACGATGACGACGAGGGGGGTCCCTCGATCACATACAAAGGCATTGACCCCGAGGGCGACAGCTTCGTCCCGCTCGAATCCGACGCCGAGATGACGCCCACCGAAGTGCTCGCATCCCACGAGACCGGCAAAAAATACGCCGACCTCTTGGATGGCTTCGAGCAGTATCCCGCCATCTACGACCAACTCGGCCTGTTTTCGTTCCCGCCAGTAATCAACGGCAAACGAACCGAGGTCGAACCCGAATCCCGCGATCTCCTCATCGAACTCACCGGGACCGATCAGTGGACCATCGACCACATCTGCAACATCATCTGCTATGCGCTGTCGGCGCGTGGTGGCACCATCGAAGAAGTCGACATCGAGTACGCCAGCGCGGCTGCGGCTGATGACAACTACGGCCAAACCCTCGTCCGACCTGATTTCGAAGTCCGGACCAAGAGCCTCAGCCACGACCGTATCGAGACGGTTCTCGGGATTGATCTCGACCGGTCGACCGTCTTGGATCTCTTCGAGCGCGCTGGACTCTCGGCGTCGGTCGACGAATCCGTCGACGCTAAGGAGACGATATACGAGGTCGAAATCCCACCCAACAGGGTGGATGTACTGCATCCGATGGATCTGATTGATGACCTCGGTCGGGCCTACGGCTTCAACGAACTGGAGCCACACTATCCCGACGTCGGGACCGTGGGTGGTCGACACGAGCGCACCCGCCTCGAAGACGCCACCCGCGCGAGTCTCGTTGGACTGGGCTTCGAGGACCTGTTGAACTTCCATATGATCTCCGGGGAAGCCAACTACGACCGACTCAACATCGAACCCGGCACCGATATTGTCGGTGCAGGTGAGCCAGTCGAGATCACTGGTCCGTACAGTGAGGACTACACACAGCTCCGAAGCTGGGTGCTACCGTCGCTGCTGATGGTGCTGGAAAACAATACGCATCGAGCCTATCCGCAGGAGTTGGCCGAGATTGGGCTGGCCGCGGAAGTCGACGAGACCGAAAACACCAATGTCGCCGAATGGCGCTCGGTTGGCGCGGTCGTGGCCCGCCACGACGCGACCTACGAGGACGCCAAAGCGCGACTTGCCGCGCTCTGTGAGGACTTCGACGTCGACCTCGAAACCCCGGCGACCGAGCATCC
This sequence is a window from Halohasta litchfieldiae. Protein-coding genes within it:
- the endA gene encoding tRNA-intron lyase, producing the protein MNGQLRDGVVEIGGNARQQFYDARGYGTPNGGNEIRVSRVEAAHLLFRGDLDRIVDHDGSGDHLDFQAFFVASASTADRFALRFLVYAELRDRGFYLSPARDGWPGEDGNEWTDLTVYPRGTKPGDGEPAHRIVVVGERASIPASDMGGVTFAIVDEESEISYLETESPDFDGGTTYQLPDSLTGSLIDDRVVVWDAPDGFYDHGFYGQPLTAREAIVDSAVQLSLVEAAGLAAEGHLELTDVDSVDDSATEAIRERGRAVEGERFDRRLAVYRALRSQQVVPKTGYKFGADFRTYNTVESVDELPHSEHLVRVVEPDHAFDPRELSLDVRLAGGVRKRMVFALTGAKGEIDWLTVSRLTP
- a CDS encoding tryptophan--tRNA ligase, with the protein product MTDEDTPPRGTDHDGGTERRAAPLTDGGVDETTIDPWGSSTIADYRKLFEEFGIEEFDSLLGDVPNPHYLMRRGVIFGHRDYSPVAEALENGDDAAVLSGFMPTGDPHIGHKLVFDEIIWHQQQGADAYGLIADLEAHSARGMSWDEIDEHAESYLLSLIALGFDAEDGTLYRQSQNRELQDLAFELGSNARFAEFGSIYGFDGETSISHMQSVVTQMADMLYPQLVDGPKPTVIPVGPDQDPHVRLARDLAVRMRFFKVTEAYASFEVDATERELVGRAYDVLSEKLANDEMVRCEDAADWLDNHEVDAELTAARTSAVDKLSEAGMEPVRPRVRFFHRHGPDEAFEAMIEAIEGEKRVYEGHIDSFDLDIEEAETLARDVEVDAGGYGFIQPSSIYHRFMTGLTGGKMSSSIPASHISLLDDPEDGYDKVKSATTGGRDTAEKQRELGGEADDCPVYELYAYLLAQDDDEFAKTVYDECVGGERLCGDCKEQAAELMKEFLADHQEKREEAKELLAECDIELESDRKGPGGSH
- a CDS encoding winged-helix domain-containing protein, producing MDCDNETHPTDSPPDETILHLLEEHKALPTDRIAAEIEESIATIRDRLKMMAEVGLIERRETANGDVWLIW
- a CDS encoding sugar O-acetyltransferase, with protein sequence MTSEKQAMRSGALYDPTAPELVADRTAARDLTRRYNQTSTDEASRRQDLLESLFGSLGESCTVEPPFRCDYGDNIHVDEGFYANFDCVILDVCPVEIGRNCKLGPSVHIYTATHPLDPDERAGGLEYGKPVSIGDDVWIGGNATINPGVTVGDGSVIASGTVVTEDVPKGVVVGGNPATIIKDVDAND
- the pheS gene encoding phenylalanine--tRNA ligase subunit alpha, whose protein sequence is MRLPDSQLAVLDAANTTDEPTVDRLADETGLKSASVTGAAFDLRDEGLVSVEETTDTDAELTDEAHEYLDDGLPEIRLYRAAIDAGADDEPVSMGQLIGASGLGGPQVDIALSNFARKGYGVIDSGDVTADPDADPDVDPEQAALESLAAGDSVDDTDLLDQLERRELIVQSERTVRTIQPTDEGTAALEAGIEVAETVDALTPEMLTSGEWEDVEFTEYNVEADAPRVEGGRKHILRQTSDRVKDVLVGMGFKEMDGPHADADFWINDCLFMPQDHPARTHWDRFALDVPGIQDLPDQLVDRVESAHRNGVGDDGEGYHSPWSRDFAEAVALRGHTTSLSMRYLSGFAGADIDPPQRYFSVEKVYRNDTLDPTHLLEFFQIEGWVMAEDLSVRDLMGTFEEFYKQFGITDIQFKPHYNPYTEPSFELFGTHPTTGELVEIGNSGMFRPEVLEPLGIECDVMAWGLALERLLMLMYGFEDIRDVHGTLCDLELLRETEVVY
- the pheT gene encoding phenylalanine--tRNA ligase subunit beta encodes the protein MPVVDVDPDELRKLTGHDEKSDEELKDDLFNLGLEYEGETEEGFMQLEFAPDRLDRLSVEGVARSLRYQYGDDRGLYVPNTNDPDWTFHVEESVPDGRPYVTGAVVRDVNLTEDALDSLIQLQEKLHATMGRKRAKAAIGIHDLTMVKGQSYDDDEGGPSITYKGIDPEGDSFVPLESDAEMTPTEVLASHETGKKYADLLDGFEQYPAIYDQLGLFSFPPVINGKRTEVEPESRDLLIELTGTDQWTIDHICNIICYALSARGGTIEEVDIEYASAAAADDNYGQTLVRPDFEVRTKSLSHDRIETVLGIDLDRSTVLDLFERAGLSASVDESVDAKETIYEVEIPPNRVDVLHPMDLIDDLGRAYGFNELEPHYPDVGTVGGRHERTRLEDATRASLVGLGFEDLLNFHMISGEANYDRLNIEPGTDIVGAGEPVEITGPYSEDYTQLRSWVLPSLLMVLENNTHRAYPQELAEIGLAAEVDETENTNVAEWRSVGAVVARHDATYEDAKARLAALCEDFDVDLETPATEHPSFIPGRVADVVIDGETVGVIGEIHPQVLVDHDLELPVAAFELRLDALSE